In candidate division KSB1 bacterium, one DNA window encodes the following:
- the lolA gene encoding outer membrane lipoprotein chaperone LolA: MKPILILTGMMLVINLFCLQTANTLAQDPRAVEIINKVKAKYDALTSFQADFEQTSYWKLADNVQQQKGRLWLKGKDKFRIETQDQIIVSDGKTVWTHSLYNNQVIIDRIENSSDEIRLPKDLFLKYSENYSPRFVANEIIDQQDCAVVELKAKSDDIFIKTMKIWINTKISVPIKIEQTDINDNLNTYRLLNVDLNKPLLDKLFHYAIPDSVEIIDMR; encoded by the coding sequence ATGAAACCGATTCTGATTTTAACAGGAATGATGCTTGTCATAAACCTTTTTTGTCTTCAAACAGCGAACACATTGGCTCAAGATCCAAGAGCAGTAGAAATCATCAATAAAGTCAAGGCGAAGTACGATGCACTGACCAGTTTTCAGGCTGACTTTGAACAGACATCCTATTGGAAATTAGCGGATAATGTGCAGCAACAGAAAGGACGACTTTGGCTGAAAGGCAAAGATAAGTTCCGCATTGAAACGCAAGACCAGATCATTGTATCAGACGGCAAAACGGTCTGGACCCATTCGTTATACAACAATCAGGTGATCATCGATAGGATTGAAAATTCCTCCGACGAAATTCGATTGCCAAAGGATCTGTTCCTGAAATATTCTGAAAACTACAGCCCACGATTTGTCGCCAATGAAATTATCGATCAACAAGACTGCGCTGTGGTCGAGTTAAAGGCGAAATCAGATGACATTTTCATCAAAACGATGAAAATTTGGATCAATACCAAGATCTCAGTACCGATCAAAATTGAGCAAACCGATATTAACGATAATCTCAACACATATCGTTTACTCAATGTGGATCTCAATAAGCCCCTATTAG